One window of Azospirillum sp. TSH58 genomic DNA carries:
- a CDS encoding ABC transporter ATP-binding protein, producing the protein MSSDLAISIRDLGKAYNIYRNPQDRLKQMIWRRRQFYELYWAVHDISLDIGRGETVGIIGRNGSGKSTMLQIIAGTLTPSRGTVQVNGRVAALLELGAGFNPEFTGRENIYLAASVLGLTGRQIDERLESIVDFAAIGDFLEQPVKLYSSGMYARLAFAVAAHVDADVLIVDETLSVGDAAFTQKCMRFIRKFKENGTLLFVSHDTGAVINLCDRAVWLDRGMVRAVGPSKEVCQDYLIAIEQERDDSSSFRIGGRQRPVEAPPARVVQDPRHELIDNSVHRNEIELFDFDPEARWFGQRGAEIRNVTLQDANGHPLAGVTGGEEVILCVDCLSETDVNRPIVGFQVKDRLGQFLFGDNTYLTYRYAPVPVPAGHSFQTRFRFQMPYLPTGDYSVVVALSDGTQDDHVHHHWIEDALIFKVHSSHITRGLVGIPMLGIRMDVHQSETSVG; encoded by the coding sequence ATGTCCTCTGATCTGGCGATCTCCATCCGGGATCTGGGCAAGGCCTACAACATCTACCGCAACCCGCAGGACCGCCTGAAGCAGATGATCTGGCGGCGCCGGCAGTTCTACGAGCTGTACTGGGCCGTCCACGACATCAGCCTCGACATCGGGCGCGGCGAGACCGTCGGCATCATCGGGCGCAACGGCTCCGGCAAGTCGACGATGCTCCAGATCATCGCCGGCACGCTGACGCCCAGCCGCGGCACGGTGCAGGTGAACGGGCGGGTCGCTGCGCTCCTGGAGCTGGGGGCGGGATTCAACCCCGAATTCACGGGGCGGGAGAACATCTATCTCGCCGCCTCGGTCCTGGGACTGACCGGGCGCCAGATCGATGAGCGGCTGGAGTCCATCGTCGATTTCGCGGCCATCGGCGATTTTCTGGAACAGCCGGTCAAGCTCTACTCCAGCGGCATGTACGCCCGCCTAGCCTTCGCGGTCGCGGCCCACGTCGACGCCGACGTCCTGATCGTGGACGAGACGCTGTCGGTGGGCGACGCCGCCTTCACCCAGAAATGCATGCGCTTCATCCGGAAGTTCAAGGAGAACGGGACGCTGCTGTTCGTGTCCCACGACACCGGCGCGGTCATCAACCTGTGCGACCGGGCGGTGTGGCTGGACCGCGGCATGGTGCGCGCCGTCGGCCCGTCGAAGGAGGTCTGCCAGGACTATCTGATCGCCATCGAGCAGGAGCGCGACGACAGCTCCAGTTTCCGCATCGGCGGACGGCAGAGGCCGGTCGAAGCGCCGCCGGCCCGCGTCGTGCAAGACCCCCGGCACGAGTTGATCGACAACTCCGTCCACCGCAACGAGATCGAGCTGTTCGACTTCGATCCCGAGGCCCGCTGGTTCGGGCAGCGGGGCGCCGAGATCCGCAACGTCACCCTGCAGGACGCCAACGGCCATCCGCTGGCCGGCGTCACCGGCGGCGAAGAGGTTATCCTGTGCGTCGACTGCCTGTCGGAAACCGACGTCAACCGGCCGATCGTCGGCTTCCAGGTCAAGGACCGGCTGGGCCAGTTCCTGTTCGGGGACAACACCTACCTGACCTACCGCTACGCACCGGTACCGGTGCCGGCCGGGCATTCCTTCCAGACCCGCTTCCGTTTCCAGATGCCCTACCTGCCCACCGGCGACTATTCGGTCGTGGTGGCTCTCAGCGACGGCACCCAGGACGATCACGTCCATCACCACTGGATCGAAGACGCCCTGATCTTCAAGGTCCACTCCAGCCACATCACTCGCGGTCTGGTCGGCATCCCGATGCTGGGCATCCGCATGGACGTCCACCAGAGCGAAACATCCGTGGGCTAG